Part of the Pristiophorus japonicus isolate sPriJap1 chromosome 11, sPriJap1.hap1, whole genome shotgun sequence genome is shown below.
CTATATGTTCAGAGCGGGCTTTCAAAAATGTTCCGCACAGCCACGTAAACTAGATATTGGAATAGTTTTATTTAACTTTGAAACCAGTTGATTTTATTTACAATTAGGTGTGAAGAATGGATCTTGGGTCGAAGGGCCTTTATCCAATCTACTGCAGCAAGTAAGACTATATGTCCGATAGAGCAGCAGACACTACAAAGTAAATTCACCAATTCTGCCCTTCCAGCAGGGAGCCATGCTCAAAAGGAATGTGAGTTCAGAATGAAGTGTGCAGGGAATAGAAGATGTAGTCTGTTATGATAAACACAGAAAGAAAAACATGATAGATAGGTTACAGTTACATCATTCTTTTATATTAGCTTAAAAATACTTCTAATTCAGTAATTAAAACATGAGAAGTCTGTGACTTAAAAAAATACATATCTCTGCATATTCAGTGTTTACGCACCCGCACATTAAACTCCCAACAATTGTTTCTGGTTTAAAAAGTTATTTCATGAACATTATCTCTCTGTATTTAGAGACTAGGATATCACTAGAAATCTGTGGTACAATTGTTTTAGAGAACTGCTCATGTTATTTTTAAATTTCAAACTTGAATGAAGGGCAACAGTTACTTTCTTCTTTAAAATGAGGAATACTTGAATCCTAATAAATTGTAGGAGGTGAAATCAGTTTTGGGTGGTGATGCAAAACGGGTGGCAGTGAATCGGCCCCTCGTTTTACACCTTGCTTCAATACTTCAATAGAAGAGAAAATCGGCTATCGCCCATTGTCTTCTACTCCCCCAGACCGATTTCACCCTCAGAATTTCCTGGCCAAGAACTATTATACTTAAGTCAGGATTTCTATAAACTtcaggcaaaaaaaaaatcacttttacaAATCTTTGCATCTTACCCCATTTGAATCAAAATAAAAGCAGAGAACATTGAGGCAAACAAAGGTTTCACACTAAATTGTCTCCAGGTGAAATGCAGCTGGGGATGACTACATTTGGTGTGTTAAGCATTAAAAAGCAGatgattggatatatacttgaaacagGAATTCTATACAATATGAATAACTAGGAAGTGAATATATTGTCAAATAACTTTGGATCACTTATGCTTCTATCTGAAGTCCACTGTAAAAATTAAATTTGTTTTCAACATCCTAGATCCCTCCCAGTTTGGTTCAATTAAATATCATCTGGAATCAACTAACATGTCAGAATAGTGAACTTATTGTGTTGAATTATGTCTGCTTGCCATCAGAAATGGGAGGCAGAGGTGAGCGGGGGAAGAATGGGGAGCACTACTCCTCCCCTAAAATGCAACAATTGCAGTTCAAATCAACAAGAAAACAGCAGGAACAATTCTCATTTTTAACTCTTCCTCTCCCAACAAACCGTAACAATAAAACAATGTTTATATACCAATAATGGTAAAGTCACTACGCAGCATCTGTAGTTTCTATAAACACCAGCATAGCTGAGCAGACTGCACCATTAGTATACAGCTGATAAGCTGTAACTCTATGGGACTGTTTCTTTTTTACAATCCATTAGTTGGGTATCACTTCCTCATACTCTTGAGTGTCTTGTTCTGAAGTGGTGGTTTCTTGCTTGCAATTGTAGTTAATCACTGCATATTCACAAGTGTTATCACTCCTCGTATGCTCTTCATTAGAAGCACTTGGGTTAGTGTGGTCTATTGTGGCATACAAGATTTCTTCATTTTTCTGCAGTATAAAGATAACAAAAAtgaatactgtatgcagtacaTCACCACAGCCATAAAACCTGGGTATTTATTGGACACTTTTACCAGTGAATTTCAAGTGCAAGTTTGAATGTGGTTTTCCACATTTAAATCAGCCCTGTTGATCTGTTATCAGCTCTCAAGAGTCACTGCAATATTTTTCAGCATTCTCACCGACAGTATAAAACAGCTGATCCCAAGTGGACTTAGCATACACACAGTTACAAATCTAATCATTTTGCCTGTGTCAAAATAATTATAATTATTCTGCTCCTTCCCTTTGCAGCAACCTTGTGGGATGGAGAGTGACTCAACATAGCATCCAGGCAGAACCAAGGCAATTCTGCTTAATAAAAGCTGAAACAACTAAAAGTATGAGTGAAAGTGGATAAAGTCACAAAAAGACCAATAGcattaataaatagaggcatgatAAATTGGTTCACACATTTAGAGCAGTTTTGGGTGCCCCATTATAGAAAAGGTTAGATTCAGCAGGTCGACAGCAGAGATGGGAATCTGAGTAAAGAGGGCAGACTTTAGAGAGACAGTCTGTTTCTACAGAGAAAGAAAGCTAAGAAGAGATTTAGAAGAgggttttaaaattatgaagggtcagTGACAAGTGGTTATCAATTTAAATTTAGTACTAAGACTGAGGAGAAGATTAATAAACATTCTTTACACAGATGGTTGTTGCAGTGTGGAATGCTTTGTCACAGGGAGGAGATAGGATAGAAACCATTGCATCTTTTGTGGAGAAATTGGATCAATATTTAAAGCAGTGGAAGATACAGGGGCTATGGACAGCAGGGAAATGGAATTAGTTTGTATTTGCTCTAACAAAGAGTCAacataggcacaatgggctgaatggccgccttctatcTTGTGAACTTCTATGCTTCTGTCACAAAAACATTTTGCTGCTTCATGGAATATTGCCAGTGCATTAATCAAAGTGCCATTTAACAAAAGAATGGAACCTATAATTTTAAAGTTTAATTACAATATGTATCCAAGTAAATGTTTTTTTATTGCAATTGACAAAAAATTATAGTTTTACCACAGGAATGAAAAGGCTGCAACATTTGTGCTGCATAACACAGGTTATCCTGGCTAAAGTCCATCTGTAATGCTGGCTCGCTTACTTGCGAGGTATTGAATGTTTGTGCAGAATAAGCAAGTTATGCCTATATGGTGGTGCTTTATGCTAATCAGAGGAATTGCTCAGACAGTGTCTCATGGAAAACCATTAAGGGATTAATATAGTCCTTTACTGCTTGTGCATTAGTTTGTTGGGCTGCTTATTAAATAAAGTCACCACACTGGCAGCAGTTAGCTATTTTTTATTGAGAAGGCATTTGTACTATACATATTATTTTTGTTTCTCTTCTTTAGATCTCCCTATCTCAGATCATAACCTCCCATGCTCCCAAGCCTCCACCAATGCTGCTTTGCAGCCAGTAAATAGGGGATGGAGATAATTTGATTAGCACAATCCCAATGGAGATCAGTTTGCCTTTGCTTGACATCGCCCCATAGCAACAATATTGAGACTAAATACTCAATTTGCAGTAGGAGGGGGTGCACACATACACAATTTACTTCATGGCATAGGCTTTTAACCCCCCCTCACCACCACTCCTCAGCAAGCTAAAATACAGTGGTATTGAATTGTAGATTCATATTAGTCTCACTCTAGTGGCATATTTCTGCTCCTTTTATATCATGACATTTGTACAATCAGTAACTTCCTGTTTAGATGTAGTCCTTTAAATCTTTCTTCAGAGGAATTTACTTGACTGTGAGCAAAACATTTATGTGGAGCAGGGTGGCATGGTTGCCAAATGAATAAAATACATCTTTAATTATAATTTACTAAGTTCTAAGATAAAAGTACAACATTTAATCGTTTATTAAGAAACACACATGAGCAAGGAAGCAAGGTGAGCAGTGCACATAAAATAATCTATCGCTGTCACTATTTTACGACCTGGGTCTTGGGACTGGCTGATGTATATTCTAAATTTAAATGCTGCATTATTTTATGACATCAATAGAAAGCTATTATGTACAATTCTAGAATAAAATAATCTCATGAGAAGATCATGATCAAATTTCTTTAATTTTATTAGCTGCTGGTTGCTGAATATATTAAACATATCCAAATATAGCCTGATTTCCTGTCCATGTAAACACCTACATCACCAGAGAAGATGAAGATAAAAGTAAAATAAAAATCAATCATTTTATACTCA
Proteins encoded:
- the LOC139275723 gene encoding uncharacterized protein isoform X1, producing the protein MGHYGIAAHGDVTILRELVALRPPPPPFRAKTGKQEDNKPKKNEEILYATIDHTNPSASNEEHTRSDNTCEYAVINYNCKQETTTSEQDTQEYEEVIPN
- the LOC139275723 gene encoding uncharacterized protein isoform X2; this encodes MGNCCKKTDKKDNNEEMGKQEDNKPKKNEEILYATIDHTNPSASNEEHTRSDNTCEYAVINYNCKQETTTSEQDTQEYEEVIPN